In the genome of Bradyrhizobium arachidis, one region contains:
- a CDS encoding Crp/Fnr family transcriptional regulator yields the protein MAKPTKDMFDPKTFLAKVGAGKTILKLPKNQHVFQQGDVADTVFYIQRGKVKLTVVSEQGKEAVVAILEPGQFFGEGCMNGHPLRIATTTAMEDCVITSITKEAMMSAIRDEPKFSELFMSYLLTRNSRIEEDLIDQLFNSSERRLARLLLLLANFGKEGSPQPISVNISQETLAEMIGTTRSRVSYFMNKFRRLGLISYNGHIEVHNSLLSAVLHEKPLLRERD from the coding sequence GTGGCGAAGCCAACCAAGGACATGTTTGACCCCAAAACGTTTCTCGCCAAAGTGGGCGCGGGGAAAACGATTCTCAAACTTCCCAAGAATCAACATGTGTTCCAGCAAGGCGACGTCGCGGACACCGTTTTTTACATTCAAAGAGGCAAAGTCAAGCTAACGGTCGTGTCTGAGCAGGGCAAGGAAGCGGTCGTCGCAATTCTGGAGCCCGGCCAGTTCTTTGGCGAAGGATGCATGAATGGTCACCCGTTACGCATCGCTACGACAACAGCGATGGAAGATTGCGTCATCACGTCGATCACCAAGGAAGCCATGATGTCGGCTATTCGTGACGAGCCGAAATTTTCAGAGCTATTCATGTCATACCTCCTGACCCGGAACAGTCGGATTGAGGAGGACCTGATCGACCAGCTATTCAATTCGAGTGAGCGGCGGCTTGCTCGGCTGCTGTTGCTGCTCGCGAATTTCGGCAAGGAAGGGAGCCCGCAGCCGATCAGCGTGAATATCAGTCAGGAAACATTGGCTGAAATGATCGGGACCACGCGATCCCGGGTCAGCTATTTCATGAACAAGTTTCGCAGGCTGGGCCTCATCAGCTATAATGGGCACATTGAGGTCCACAATTCGCTGTTGAGTGCGGTCTTGCATGAGAAGCCCCTGCTGAGAGAGCGCGACTAG
- a CDS encoding AI-2E family transporter: MVAAIPPTQCPSFPLDVDRPESHAAATEAADEAEMPLPSDPQTFFLGGLFALGVLAALYVASSIILPVVVALVLNLLLQPAVRLLGRLHLPRAVGALFTVFLVIGALVGTVAALSVPATTWAERLPEGIPRLEAHLRVISAPIQALQKVIQQAEQAADAPPGRGSIVSVRRDLGITGVLFAGTRSVLDGLFTTVLVLYFLLVAGNIFLRRTVEILPTFNNKRQAVDIAQQVQEDISGYLVTITAMNAAVGVTTAAAMYLCGLGDPLLWGTTAFLLNYIPILGPLVGVCIFVLVGMLSFESLWWALLPPVLYFGIHLVEGETVTPMLLARRFTLNPVLIILSLVFWFWMWGVLGAILAVPMLAILKIICDRLRPLKALGHFLEGE, translated from the coding sequence ATGGTTGCCGCCATACCGCCAACACAGTGTCCTTCCTTCCCGCTGGATGTTGATCGGCCGGAGTCACATGCCGCTGCGACGGAGGCCGCCGACGAGGCGGAGATGCCGCTGCCATCCGATCCGCAGACGTTCTTTCTCGGTGGTTTGTTCGCGTTGGGCGTCCTGGCGGCACTCTATGTGGCAAGCTCGATCATCCTTCCTGTCGTGGTCGCCCTCGTGCTCAATCTCCTGCTTCAACCCGCCGTTCGCCTCTTGGGGCGTTTGCATCTACCCCGCGCTGTCGGAGCGCTCTTCACCGTCTTCCTGGTGATTGGAGCGCTTGTCGGTACGGTGGCAGCGTTGTCGGTACCGGCCACGACCTGGGCCGAGCGGCTACCCGAGGGCATCCCCCGCCTGGAGGCACACCTGCGGGTTATAAGCGCGCCGATCCAGGCGTTGCAAAAGGTAATCCAACAGGCCGAGCAGGCTGCAGACGCGCCGCCTGGCCGGGGTTCGATTGTTTCGGTTCGCCGCGATCTGGGCATAACGGGCGTACTTTTCGCTGGCACGCGCTCCGTACTCGACGGCCTGTTTACGACTGTCTTGGTGCTCTATTTTCTCTTGGTAGCGGGCAATATATTCCTTCGACGCACCGTTGAGATCCTGCCGACATTCAACAACAAGCGACAAGCCGTCGATATCGCTCAGCAGGTCCAGGAGGACATATCGGGCTATCTGGTGACAATCACGGCCATGAATGCCGCCGTCGGTGTCACGACGGCGGCCGCGATGTATCTTTGCGGCCTGGGAGACCCCTTGTTGTGGGGCACCACAGCCTTCCTGCTCAACTACATTCCAATTTTGGGACCGCTTGTCGGGGTATGCATCTTCGTACTGGTCGGAATGCTGAGCTTCGAAAGCTTATGGTGGGCTTTGCTGCCGCCGGTCCTCTACTTTGGCATTCATCTCGTCGAAGGTGAAACAGTGACGCCCATGCTGCTGGCGCGGCGCTTCACGCTGAATCCGGTATTGATCATCCTGTCGCTGGTGTTCTGGTTTTGGATGTGGGGCGTGCTTGGCGCGATCCTGGCCGTCCCGATGCTGGCTATTCTGAAGATCATCTGTGACAGGTTGCGCCCGCTCAAGGCCTTGGGGCACTTCCTCGAAGGGGAATAG